A region of Drosophila mauritiana strain mau12 chromosome 3L, ASM438214v1, whole genome shotgun sequence DNA encodes the following proteins:
- the LOC117139101 gene encoding cubilin homolog: protein MLIKSLQCSFLLVFCLLFPPSDASRDNLEKRAHLVRQSNDNLLLEPAWDRNVSLRLMGESATVTINDVDMMTVLRRRQRIIADRQAARREPLQVEAVRDMFQDVERKMTRIQRRIFSARNSTKRSGLNQRILRRQLQRVERVRGILQTLAGNLARNECVSDPCKNGGTCHDAYKGFQCECPAGWQGESCEDDVNECFTLAGTDLDGCLNNGQCINTPGSYRCVCRNGFTGTHCRLRHNNCLFGGSRELCGEHGTCIQAANSAGYVCICDQGWTWADANVTTASPSACSRDVDECEPRVNPCHAECINLPGSFRCGACPTGYTGDGRFCRDIDECATEDNGGCSLQPRVTCTNTEGSHRCGRCPAGWTGDGRTCTASDSNSCNNEGICHPLAKCEYVSDMVVCTCPLGSFGHGYGVDGCTADSSRLPCDQHPCQNNGTCVQNGRGTTCICQPGYTGVVCSSSDACHPSPCLNGGTCRLLPDAKYQCVCPHGYTGTTCSHQRFFCGVTIRGPSGQLHYPPNTADGDYQADERCPFIIRTNRNLVLNLTFTQFELEDSADCTADFLQLHDGNSLSSRLIGRFCGSRLPMTNGSVITTQEQVFFWFRSDNETQGKGFHVIWNSLPFSCGETISLTSTQTGVVRSPGYPGQARPELDCRWELTAPFGYRLVLRFYDISLGSSESSAGNCSQDSLIVYDSDRQLLRACQSIQPLPLYSSSNSLRLDFHTDAIRSDSSFQMHYEVVPGQPGCGGVYTEPRGRISGYMNYEVCLYLIEQPRGTQVKLVIDRVILLELLSCSYLSIEIFDGRSTDAPLMRRICGSHEESELEPITSTGNVILVRYVYGLSGVSLTKSFDLTYTRVCTGNFNTNSGIISTPNYPGPYFDDMTCTYNLTGPLDTAVQMRITDLSLGTANNENETSYLDVYLSADQKRHIVKSTDNLVLLSHSNRASLVFHGSGGGRGMRLEYNFVPNQCGGFLNEPGRRLMQGVRGTFCQWFIDFPGRKNITIYALGTSGSISIYDNSTSPGKLINSYSGNVADVFDVDLLTINVLKNSPALQLYLIQFDIAKQDSCGGTFTGRFGYIKSPNWPKNYGESQTCEWILRAPFGHRIELVVHNFTLEEEYSSTGCWTDWLEIRNGDSESSPLIGRYCGTAIPSRLPSFGNVLHLKFKSDGTMEQKGFFLSWQQIGAGCGGKLTSSTGTIHSPHLLAGNRGILACDWQIIVAEGSRVSLQLRSNDNRICSGQLTLYDGPTTASSPIVMRCNGTIAQPLQSTGNRVLVRYDVGHDAPDGTDFMLDYQTNCRVRVEGLQGAIETPNFPENYPPGLDCEWDIRAGGRKNHLQLIFSHLSVEEFSSICDNDYVSLIDMLDDQTLSEQHLCTNNGLDPITTVGNRLLLRFKSDTSVQMQGFRAEYKRIGCGEHLRESGGRFESPNAPFSVDMDCVWVITASEGNQIRLLLHEVYFEAAQIECRDAESSLSVSAPSGYNSSVVLFRSCHEETQTQTFTSPGNELVIRFVSSSAPSRKYFKASFVQVPASCGGYISASSGVLTTPGFHNRLDSTNVANYTSNIECLWTVEVTNGYGIRPHFEQFNLTDSGNCSHSFVELTKLEPDNKEVFLEKTCGEDSPMIRIVHGKKLRVRFKAQAGTWGRFIMYFERQCGGPLSTGEGYLQSRLDEDCSWLVSSPEGSKLSLSINQLECPKCTAVSQNCSEGLQLLNDDDQVLLYQMCRDHPANLIVPANNVRILTHGIRLQAQFSTFENSCGGNITSARGSLSSPNYPDSYPANIECVWSIETRPGNALEVTFEAMDIVRSDHCNDDFLEIRSGVQGPLLALYCDKKLPETPLVVHSGLWIKFRSRPGNTAGGFRLRWTYVHNNEITSGINGTIEPPPPLFVRNEDQPFTWRIFTDYGKVFALQFEEYISGLLLFDGYDDNALAVNIPFSPWRFTSSSNVVYLKTVNDALTHFRLKWGVLDSSLVESNLSLTTAGCIKELTLSHHGDIEISSPGYPHGYTPNLNCEWTIKPQFPSHHIYAHSIIVDLEDYPACSADYLRIQSSRDLSKWNNELHACKTSQVAPVHGTPYLRLQFRSDVSINGTGFRAKLRTSCGSNMTGIVGTIPQDNLFDECAWHIDVRPGRKIDIAITYNNMPPTAKCEAYGLIYDGLDEHASLLGHSRFGNQQDIRTTLFRTSGSHAYIKYHIGSSGINGLCLWNLTYREFNECNEEIQLNQQAPNYTIMSPGYPYLPHPHAECTWLVMAPPGETIAVDFDEQFELSARHCDKENVEFFDGATKLARLLLRTCRKPQTTVRTTGNLLLVHYQSQLNEPTGGFRLNLSLSTCGGQFSASSGFISSENYPHLGGYPKPSVCEYSILLPKNMFIRLNITDLHLPYDANGTSSSSTSDRLEIVDYEDRTQTLLVLDGSTKTSDLFTLNRNAATIRFVAIKNVNNYRGFKIKYERYVGTCSRNINGASGDIIIPPMPQSVWLRFCRLRISVPKGQRVRLNLLNLANIRVVRRNDTNRSFRQIVRLESMAHFSFYNDANSLSKITEFRIDGGYNGSGIIESTDNFMLVVVMTNQLDLSATPLRARYSSSEPTVCPPNIGDQATGSISIQSLRQVPSYHCSIQFVGTASATLTFKVEEYLFQTAGGPAVVFRDDITNIPVKAMYANVTNSFVSVVTSAGSVTLLNSKNVKLRRFRATYRRHNCGGRLQAAEGVTIESPDLLTTLNDAYGEVECLWTLSNSNGYVLEGNVTLTDRCDREYIVIFSGQSEVGRICRGMAMKSTLLERSFSTILYHSESRLPQQSKFILQAWKSVSSGNAVRIDHRPSPPVTISSKNYLQSKQRIWEFVTNDGLSLRLHFLERIFIVSSPNCSVDRLTVERYDRTTEEFIEVTSLCGRQTANDILVPSDRMRVIFQTNSNITGDGFSFQVFPSCDTLLLAGAEIQTLASPSWAAFRGQKFNCSYTFLAHDDHHQVVVSVRTRGRPWASYACSRSYFEAYRRGNGDGVVEESIGRLCPEFEVKGNGRVRLHYVSQLSRWFEMQYQLIQCGGNYSKSFTLRPPQNEDSGVYAHNTVCEWRVTAPPQHAVVIEFKYFDMESNRNCGFDSLTIYRGHVASEEQRTDLLCGNVTNPATIMVNSNEALIVLSTDSSNSYRGFLASVRFTPNCNEHVALDLEVPRMSVMRQYAVNISEPLLCIFQASAPPDYRISLEVRKLQLNDIVCRTCSYLEIHDSKDVEGQNLGKYFGGINGNEPSNRTKVFSSFWDMSFKLSANTRQAQRNISFELILQMERTVCGQGEYDLGLNETITLGMQYDNSTRFYEGSIQCLWIIKNKGDVELDFRKLRLKEISQRTGKCTDYIKLSKPYFSRSYCGQHDKSLKIVEEVNESNLQLDFHSDGLEESQGFEVIIRRKSNCNRNYTEPSQVIDTSNLTNCTDYIRVPRGYSITLYVMTVLFDSLDNNYFRVIDVQSNKTVYTNSDIQWETKALITSTNELRLESRRVSSLKFFYFSTSNQFPGGCGGDLAVGGSVGSYLENPSYEGRNSSLCTWKISVPAGGSLRFSFAEFNMGSESNCDLDNVRFYDSVVDDQSLVKKICGSRIPEMFTIPKNNVIIVAKKSQNFDGLGFRMDIKEIG from the exons atgttaattaagtCGCTACAATGTTCATTCTTACTCGTGTTTTGCTTGCTATTCCCTCCGTCGGATGCATCTCGGGACAATCTAGAAAAACGTGCCCATCTTGTGAGACAATCGAACGATAATCTTCTTCTCGAACCGGCTTGGGATCGAAATGTTTCCTTGCGATTGATGGGTGAATCCGCTACCGTGACAATCAATGATGTAGACATGATGACGGTGCTGCGGCGGCGCCAAAGGATTATTGCGGATCGCCAAGCGGCTCGAAGGGAGCCCCTGCAAGTGGAGGCCGTTAGGGATATGTTCCAGGATGTGGAGCGTAAAATGACGAGGATTCAACGAAGGATTTTCAGTGCGAGAAACTCTACGAAAAGAAGTGGGCTCAATCAACGCATCCTGCGCCGGCAATTGCAGCGCGTGGAACGCGTCAGGGGAATACTGCAGACCCTCGCGGGAAACCTGGCCAGAAACGAGTGCGTATCCGATCCGTGCAAAAACGGTGGAACTTGCCACGATGCCTACAAGGGATTCCAGTGCGAGTGCCCAGCGGGCTGGCAA GGAGAATCTTGTGAGGACGACGTAAACGAGTGTTTCACCTTGGCCGGGACAGATCTCGATGGGTGTCTAAACAATGGCCAGTGCATTAACACTCCAGGAAGTTACCG GTGCGTTTGCCGCAATGGATTCACTGGCACCCACTGTCGTCTTCGTCACAACAATTGTCTGTTCGGCGGCTCCCGGGAGCTCTGCGGCGAACATGGCACCTGCATCCAGGCGGCCAATTCCGCTGGCTATGTGTGCATCTGCGATCAGGGATGGACTTGGGCAGATGCCAATGTGACCACCGCCAGCCCAAGTGCCTGCTCCCGCGACGTGGATGAGTGTGAGCCGCGCGTGAATCCTTGCCATGCTGAGTGCATTAATCTGCCGGGAAGTTTTCGATGCGGAGCCTGTCCAACGGGATACACGGGTGATGGGCGCTTCTGCCGCGATATAGACGAATGTGCCACCGAGGATAATGGCGGCTGTAGCCTCCAGCCACGGGTAACCTGCACCAACACAGAGGGCTCACATCGCTGTGGCCGATGTCCAGCCGGTTGGACGGGCGATGGACGAACATGCACAGCATCGGACTCTAACTCGTGCAACAATGAGGGGATTTGCCATCCGCTGGCCAAGTGCGAGTATGTATCCGACATGGTGGTGTGTACCTGCCCATTGGGTAGCTTTGGACATGGCTATGGTGTTGATGGATGCACCGCGGACTCCAGTCGACTGCCGTGCGACCAGCATCCTTGCCAGAACAACGGCACCTGCGTCCAGAACGGAAGGGGAACCACGTGCATATGCCAGCCTGGCTATACCGGCGTTGTGTGCAGCTCGTCGGATGCGTGCCACCCAAGTCCCTGCCTAAATGGTGGAACATGCCGCCTATTACCGGATGCCAAGTACCAATGCGTTTGCCCACACGGCTACACTGGCACCACCTGCTCCCATCAGCGATTCTTTTGCGGGGTCACGATACGTGGACCATCAGGACAGTTGCATTACCCACCCAACACAGCTGATGGCGATTATCAGGCCGACGAGCGCTGTCCTTTCATCATACGCACAAATCGAAACCTGGTGCTCAACCTGACCTTCACCCAGTTCGAACTGGAGGACAGTGCCGACTGCACTGCCGATTTTCTGCAGCTGCACGATGGCAACTCCCTGTCCTCCCGTTTGATTGGTCGATTCTGCGGCTCTCGTTTGCCCATGACAAATGGCAGCGTTATCACCACTCAGGAGCAGGTCTTTTTCTGGTTCCGCTCCGACAACGAGACCCAAGGCAAGGGCTTTCATGTCATCTGGAATTCCTTGCCCTTCTCCTGCGGCGAAACTATTTCTCTGACATCGACACAGACCGGCGTGGTGCGATCTCCTGGCTATCCTGGTCAGGCCCGACCGGAACTCGACTGTCGCTGGGAACTGACGGCGCCGTTTGGCTACCGGCTGGTCCTTCGGTTCTACGACATATCGCTGGGCAGCAGCGAATCATCTGCCGGGAACTGCAGCCAGGACTCACTCATTGTCTACGACTCCGATCGCCAGTTGCTGCGCGCCTGTCAGTCTATTCAGCCGCTGCCGCTGTATAGCTCCTCAAATAGCCTGCGCCTGGACTTTCACACGGATGCCATACGTTCGGATAGCTCCTTTCAGATGCACTATGAAGTGGTGCCGGGCCAGCCCGGCTGTGGAGGAGTGTACACGGAGCCACGGGGTCGCATCTCTGGTTACATGAACTACGAGGTCTGCCTCTATCTAATCGAACAGCCACGAGGGACGCAAGTGAAGCTGGTGATCGATCGTGTTATACTGTTGGAATTGTTGAGCTGTTCCTATCTGAGCATCGAGATCTTTGACGGAAGATCAACTGACGCGCCACTTATGCGGCGCATCTGCGGAAGTCACGAGGAAAGTGAACTGGAGCCGATAACATCCACTGGAAATGTGATTCTAGTGCGCTATGTGTACGGCTTGAGTGGCGTGAGTCTGACTAAAAGTTTTGATCTGACTTACACAAGAG TGTGCACTGGTAACTTCAACACCAATTCCGGGATAATCAGTACTCCCAACTATCCGGGTCCATATTTCGATGACATGACCTGTACTTACAACTTGACCGGACCACTGGATACGGCTGTTCAAATGAGAATCACTGACCTATCACTGGGCACTGCCaataatgaaaatgaaacaTCTTACTTGGAC GTGTATTTATCGGCGGATCAAAAGCGGCATATTGTTAAATCAACGGATAACCTCGTCCTGTTGTCACATAGCAATCGGGCTAGTCTGGTCTTCCACGGATCCGGTGGAGGTCGTGGAATGCGACTTGAATACAATTTTGTTCCCAATCAGTGCGGCGGGTTTCTTAACGAGCCCGGCAGGCGATTAATGCAGGGCGTTCGGGGTACATTTTGTCAGTGGTTCATTGACTTTCCCGGAAGGAAAAATATCACTATTTATGCATTGGGGACATCGGGAAGTATATCCATATATGATAATAGCACAAGTccaggaaaattaataaatag TTATTCTGGGAATGTGGCTGACGTTTTCGATGTAGATCTGTTGACGATAAACGTACTTAAAAATTCGCCCGCGCTCCAactttatttaattcaatttgacATTGCCAAACAAG ATAGTTGTGGAGGAACCTTCACAGGCCGCTTTGGCTACATCAAATCACCAAATTGGCCGAAGAACTATGGAGAATCTCAAACGTGTGAGTGGATCTTAAGAGCACCCTTTGGCCACCGCATAGAGTTGGTGGTGCACAATTTTACGCTGGAGGAAGAGTATAGTTCCACTGGATGCTGGACAGACTGGCTGGAAATAAG GAATGGCGACTCTGAATCATCACCGCTGATTGGACGTTATTGCGGCACTGCAATTCCGAGCAGGCTTCCCTCATTCGGAAATGTGTTGCACCTTAAGTTCAAGTCAGATGGCACCATGGAGCAGAAGGGTTTCTTTTTAAGCTGGCAGCAGATCGGAGCCGGATGCGGCGGCAAGCTGACCTCATCCACGGGGACCATTCATTCTCCGCATTTATTGGCGGGAAATCGTGGTATCCTTGCTTGCGActggcagatcatcgtcgcCGAGGGATCCAGAGTAAGCCTGCAACTGCGGAGCAATGACAACCGTATATGTAGTGGTCAACTGACCTTATACGATGGACCCACCACCGCCAGCAGTCCAATAGTGATGCGTTGCAATGGAACAATTGCCCAACCGCTACAGTCGACCGGAAATCGAGTACTTGTACGTTACGATGTTGGCCATGATGCACCTGACGGCACCGACTTCATGCTGGACTACCAAACAAACTGTCGAGTTCGGGTGGAGGGCCTGCAGGGTGCAATTGAAACGCCCAATTTCCCGGAGAACTATCCGCCAGGCCTAGACTGCGAATGGGACATTCGAGCTGGTGGGCGTAAGAATCATTTACAGCTCATATTCTCCCACCTGTCAGTCGAGGAATTTTCCTCCATTTGTGACAATGACTATGTGTCCCTTATCGACATGCTGGACGACCAAACGCTCAGCGAGCAGCATCTGTGCACCAACAATGGCTTGGACCCCATCACCACCGTCGGGAATCGATTGCTTCTTCGCTTTAAGAGCGATACTTCGGTGCAGATGCAAGGCTTCCGGGCCGAGTACAAGCGCATTGGATGTGGAGAGCACCTTCGGGAATCAGGCGGAAGATTTGAATCGCCGAATGCACCCTTCAGCGTGGACATGGACTGCGTTTGGGTTATCACAGCATCGGAGGGCAATCAGATCCGGCTCCTACTCCATGAAGTCTACTTCGAGGCGGCCCAGATCGAGTGCCGCGATGCGGAATCTAGTCTCTCCGTATCCGCACCCAGTGGATACAACTCCTCAGTAGTACTGTTCCGAAGTTGTCACGAGGAGACGCAAACGCAAACCTTTACCTCGCCGGGAAATGAGCTAGTGATTCGCTTTGTGAGCAGCTCGGCGCCGTCTAGGAAGTACTTTAAGGCCAGCTTTGTCCAGGTGCCAGCCAGTTGTGGAGGATACATAAGCGCCAGTAGCGGTGTGCTGACCACCCCCGGATTCCACAATCGCCTGGACAGCACAAACGTGGCTAATTACACATCCAACATTGAGTGCTTATGGACTGTAGAG GTAACTAATGGGTATGGCATTAGGCCGCATTTTGAGCAATTTAACCTTACGGATTCAGGCAACTGCTCACATAGCTTTGTGGAACTAACGAAACTGGAACCGGACAACAAGGAAGTATTTCTGGAGAAGACCTGCGGCGAGGACTCGCCAATGATCCGAATAGTTCACGGAAAAAAGCTGCGAGTCCGTTTCAAAGCCCAGGCCGGAACCTGGGGCAGGTTCATCATGTATTTTGAGCGCCAGTGTGGTGGACCGCTATCCACTGGCGAGGGATACTTGCAATCCCGCCTGGACGAGGACTGCAGCTGGCTGGTTTCCTCACCGGAGGGCAGCAAACTGAGCCTTAGCATTAATCAGCTGGAGTGCCCTAAATGCACTGCCGTTTCGCAAAATTGCTCGGAGGGTCTGCAGCTGCTCAACGACGATGACCAGGTTTTACTATACCAAATGTGTCGCGATCATCCAGCCAATCTTATAGTGCCCGCAAACAATGTGCGTATCCTGACCCACGGAATAAGGCTGCAGGCGCAGTTTAGCACTTTTGAGAACTCATGTGGCGGGAATATCACATCAGCCCGCGGCAGCCTTAGTTCACCCAATTATCCGGACAGTTATCCGGCCAACATTGAGTGCGTGTGGTCCATCGAGACACGTCCGGGAAATGCCTTGGAAGTCACCTTTGAGGCCATGGACATTGTTCGCTCCGATCACTGCAACGATGACTTCTTAGAGATACGCTCTGGTGTCCAGGGTCCACTACTGGCCCTCTACTGCGACAAGAAGCTCCCAGAGACTCCCTTGGTGGTCCACTCTGGGTTATGGATCAAATTCCGCAGCAGGCCAGGCAACACCGCTGGGGGCTTCCGTCTCCGCTGGACTTACG TGCACAACAACGAGATTACTAGTGGCATCAATGGAACAATCGAGCCCCCTCCGCCGCTCTTCGTTAGGAACGAGGATCAACCCTTCACCTGGCGCATTTTTACGGACTACGGGAAGGTTTTTGCGTTGCAGTTTGAGGAATATATTTCAGGCCTCTTA CTCTTTGATGGCTATGATGATAACGCTTTGGCGGTCAATATCCCCTTCAGTCCATGGAGGTTTACCTCCAGCAGCAATGTGGTCTACTTAAAGACTGTGAATGACGCACTAACTCATTTTCGACTAAAGTGGGGCGTGCTGGACAGCTCTTTGGTGGAGAGTAATCTCAGCTTAACCACCGCTGGTTGTATAAAGGAGCTGACGTTAAGCCATCATGGCGACATTGAGATAAGTTCGCCGGGATATCCACACGGCTACACACCCAATTTAAATTGCGAATGGACCATTAAGCCACAGTTCCCTTCACATCATATATACGCCCATTCAATAATTGTGGATCTCGAGGACTATCCCGCTTGTAGTGCCGATTATCTACGTATCCAGAGTTCACGTGATCTCAGCAAATGGAACAACGAGCTGCACGCTTGCAAGACATCACAGGTTGCCCCAGTTCACGGAACACCATATCTAAGATTACAGTTCCGTAGTGATGTATCCATCAACGGCACTGGATTCCGGGCGAAGCTACGTACATCCTGTGGCTCCAATATGACGGGTATCGTAGGCACCATTCCGCAGGACAACCTCTTCGATGAGTGTGCCTGGCACATCGACGTCCGACCAGGACGAAAAATCGACATTGCAATTACTTATAATAATATGCCGCCAACAGCAAAGTGTGAGGCATACGGTCTAATCTACGATGGCTTGGACGAACATGCATCTTTGCTGGGACATAGCAGGTTTGGCAACCAACAGGACATTAGAACGACACTATTCCGAACAAGCGGCTCGCACGCCTACATAAAATACCATATCGGCAGTTCAGGAATAAACGGCCTTTGCCTTTGGAATCTCACATACCGAGAGTTTAACGAGTGCAATGAGGAGATTCAGTTGAACCAGCAGGCTCCTAACTACACGATTATGTCTCCGGGCTATCCGTATCTGCCGCATCCCCACGCGGAATGCACGTGGTTGGTCATGGCGCCGCCGGGTGAGACCATTGCAGTCGATTTTGATGAGCAATTCGAGTTGAGTGCCCGCCACTGCGACAAGGAAAATGTGGAGTTCTTCGATGGCGCCACCAAACTGGCCCGCCTTTTGCTCCGCACCTGTCGCAAGCCGCAGACCACGGTGCGCACAACTGGCAATCTGCTTCTCGTCCACTATCAATCGCAGCTCAATGAACCCACTGGAGGTTTTCGGTTGAACCTATCACTAAGCACATGTGGTGGCCAGTTCAGTGCATCGTCTGGGTTCATCAGCTCGGAGAATTATCCTCATTTGGGTGGATATCCCAAGCCGTCGGTGTGTGAGTATAGCATTCTCTTACCCAAGAACATGTTTATTCGGTTAAACATCACCGATCTCCACTTGCCCTACGATGCAAATGGAACATCCTCAAGTAGCACCAGCGATCGCCTGGAAATTGTTGACTATGAGGATCGAACTCAAACACTGTTGGTGCTGGATGGCAGCACAAAAACCTCTGATCTCTTCACTCTAAACAGAAATGCGGCGACCATTCGCTTCGTTGCCATCAAAAATGTGAACAATTATCGAGGCTTCAAGATAAAATACGAGCGGTATGTGGGAACTTGCTCAAGGAATATAAATGGAGCTTCAGGGGACATCATAATTCCGCCAATGCCGCAGTCGGTCTGGCTTCGATTCTGCCGCTTGAGGATCAGTGTGCCAAAGGGTCAACGGGTACGTCTGAATCTTCTCAATCTGGCTAATATTCGCGTTGTCAGGCGAAACGACACAAACCG ATCCTTCAGGCAAATCGTTCGATTGGAAAGTATGGCGCACTTCTCCTTTTACAACGACGCTAACTCACTATCCAAGATCACCGAGTTCCGGATCGATGGTGGCTACAACGGCAGCGGAATTATTGAGTCCACAGACAACTTTATGCTCGTCGTTGTCATGACCAACCAGTTGGATTTAAGTGCCACCCCGCTGAGAGCTCGGTACAGTTCCAGTGAACCAACAGTCTGCCCGCCGAATATCGGAGATCAGGCCACGGGCTCGATTTCCATCCAAAGTCTCCGACAAGTGCCCAGCTACCACTGCTCCATTCAATTTGTGGGCACTGCCAGTGCAACGCTCACCTTCAAGGTGGAGGAGTATCTATTCCAAACAGCCGGCGGCCCAGCAGTTGTGTTCAGAGACGACATTACGAATATTCCGGTCAAGGCGATGTACGCTAATGTGACCAATAGTTTCGTCTCCGTGGTCACCTCAGCTGGAAGTGTAACGCTTCTGAATAGCAAAAACGTCAAATTGCGACGCTTCCGGGCCACATACAGACGACACAATTGCGGCGGACGTTTGCAGGCGGCTGAGGGAGTTACCATCGAGTCACCGGATCTGTTGACAACACTGAATGATGCCTACGGCGAAGTTGAGTGCCTGTGGACGCTTAGCAACAGCAACGGCTATGTGCTGGAGGGCAATGTAACACTAACGGATCGGTGCGACCGGGAGTACATTGTGATCTTTAGCGGACAGTCGGAAGTGGGTCGTATATGCCGGGGTATGGCCATGAAAAGCACGCTCCTGGAGCGTTCGTTCTCCACGATACTCTACCATTCGGAGAGCCGACTCCCTCAGCAGAGTAAGTTCATCCTCCAGGCATGGAAATCAGTCTCTTCTGGCAATGCGGTTCGCATTGACCACCGACCTTCGCCACCGGTGACGATTAGTAGCAAGAATTACTTGCAGAGCAAGCAACGCATATGGGAGTTTGTTACCAATGATGGTCTATCTTTGAGGCTACATTTCCTGGAACGAATATTCATTGTTAGCTCACCAAACTGCTCGGTCGATCGATTGACGGTGGAGCGTTACGATCGGACGACTGAAGAGTTTATAGAGGTGACTAGCCTGTGCGGCAGGCAAACAGCTAACGATATTCTGGTGCCATCCGACCGGATGCGAGTGATATTCCAAACGAACTCTAATATAACGGGCGATGGTTTCAGTTTCCAAGTATTTCCCAGCTGTGATACCCTACTGTTGGCCGGAGCAGAGATCCAAACCCTGGCCAGTCCCAGTTGGGCGGCGTTCCGCGGACAGAAGTTCAATTGCAGCTACACATTCTTGGCGCACGACGACCACCACCAAGTGGTGGTCAGTGTGAGGACCAGAGGACGTCCATGGGCGTCGTATGCCTGCAGCAGATCCTACTTCGAGGCTTATCGTCGCGGCAATGGCGATGGTGTTGTGGAGGAGAGCATTGGCAGGCTTTGTCCCGAGTTCGAGGTGAAGGGCAATGGCAGAGTTCGCTTGCATTATGTATCTCAACTGTCGCGTTGGTTCGAGATGCAATACCAACTAATACAATGCGGTGGGAACTACAGCAAATCCTTTACTCTGCGCCCGCCGCAGAATGAGGATTCTGGTGTATATGCCCACAACACGGTATGCGAATGGAGGGTCACCGCGCCTCCACAGCATGCCGTCGTAATAGAGTTCAAGTATTTTGATATGGAGTCGAACAGAAATTGTGGCTTCGACAGTCTAACCATCTATCGTGGCCATGTGGCTAGCGAGGAGCAGAGAACGGACCTCCTATGCGGCAATGTGACCAATCCTGCGACTATCATGGTGAATAGCAATGAAGCTCTCATTGTCCTGTCCACGGACAGTTCGAACAGTTACCGGGGCTTCCTGGCCAGTGTGCGCTTCACCCCCAATTGCAACGAGCATGTGGCCTTAGATCTGGAAGTACCCCGCATGAGCGTGATGCGACAATACGCGGTCAATATTAGCGAACCACTGTTGTGCATCTTCCAGGCCAGCGCTCCGCCGGATTACCGCATTTCTCTGGAGGTGCGCAAGCTGCAGCTAAACGATATCGTCTGCCGTACCTGCAGCTACTTGGAAATCCACGACAGCAAAGATGTCGAAGGCCAGAATCTTGGCAAGTACTTTGGTGGCATAAATGGCAATGAACCCTCGAATAGGACAAAGGTGTTCAGTTCCTTTTGGGACATGTCCTTCAAGTTGAGCGCAAATACCAGACAGGCTCAGAGGAACATCAGCTTTGAGCTAATCCTGCAAATGGAGCGCACTGTCTGCGGTCAAGGGGAGTACGACTTGGGGTTGAATGAG ACTATTACGTTGGGTATGCAGTATGACAACAGCACGAGATTCTACGAGGGAAGTATTCAGTGCCTCTGGATAATCAAGAACAAAGGAGATGTGGAATTAGATTTCCGGAAGCTTCGCCTTAAGGAAATATCTCAGCGGACAGGCAAATGCACGGACTACATAAAACTGTCCAAACCATAT TTCTCTAGATCATATTGCGGACAACACGACAAAAGTTTGAAGATAGTCGAAGAAGTCAATGAATCCAACTTACAATTGGATTTCCACAGCGACGGTCTCGAGGAGTCGCAAGGATTTGAAGTAATCATACGCCGAAAGTCAA ACTGCAATCGAAACTACACGGAGCCGAGTCAGGTGATTGATACCAGCAATCTTACCAACTGCACGGATTATATCCGAGTTCCAAGAGGTTACAGCATAACGCTGTACGTGATGACTGTGCTGTTCGATAGTTTggataataattattttagg GTAATAGATGTACAGTCGAACAAGACCGTATACACCAATTCGGACATTCAATGGGAAACGAAAGCTTTGATTACATCTACCAACGAGCTGCGTCTCGAAAGCCGTCGAGTATCGTCCCTCAAGTTCTTCTACTTTTCCACCAGCAACCAGTTTCCTGGTGGATGTGGTGGTGATCTAGCCGTTGGTGGGTCGGTGGGCAGCTATCTGGAGAATCCCTCCTACGAAGGACGCAACAGCTCCCTGTGCACTTGGAAAATATCCGTACCAGCCGGCGGAAGCCTGCGATTTAGCTTCGCAG AATTCAACATGGGCTCGGAGAGCAATTGTGATCTGGATAATGTGCGATTTTATGACAGCGTTGTTGACGACCAAAGccttgtgaaaaaaatatgtgGATCAAGGATTCCAGAAATGTTTACCATACCCAAAAATAACGTTATTATAGTTGCTAAAAAATCTCAAAACTTTGATGGATTAGGATTTAGGATGGATATAAAAGAAATTGGCTAA